A single genomic interval of Kogia breviceps isolate mKogBre1 chromosome 6, mKogBre1 haplotype 1, whole genome shotgun sequence harbors:
- the MED28 gene encoding mediator of RNA polymerase II transcription subunit 28, translated as MAAPLGGMFSGQPPGPPQPPPGLLAQASLLQATPGVPRTSNSTLVDELESSFEACFASLVSQDYVNGTDQEEIRTGVDQCIQKFLDIARQTECFFLQKRLQLSVQKPEQVIKEDVSELRNELQRKDALVQKHLTKLRHWQQVLEDINMQHKKPADIPQGSLAYLEQASANIPAPIKQT; from the exons ATGGCGGCTCCGTTGGGAGGCATGTTCTCCGGGCAGCCACCCGGACCCCCGCAACCCCCGCCGGGCCTCTTGGCCCAGGCTTCGCTTCTTCAGGCCACACCAGGCGTTCCGAGGACTTCTAACAGTACCTTGGTGGACGAGTTGGAGTCATCGTTCGAG GCTTGTTTTGCTTCTCTGGTGAGTCAGGATTATGTCAATGGTACAGATCAGGAAGAAATTCGAACTG gtgttgATCAGTGTATCCAGAAATTTCTAGATATTGCGAGACAGACAGAATGTTTTTTCCTACAAAAAAGATTGCAGTTATCTGTCCAGAAACCAGAGCAAGTTATCAAAGAG GATGTCTCAGAACTGAGGAACGAATTACAGCGAAAGGATGCTCTGGTCCAGAAGCACTTAACAAAACTGAGACATTGGCAGCAGGTGCTGGAGGACATCAACATGCAGCACAAAAAGCCAGCCGACATCCCTCAGGGTTCCCTGGCCTACCTTGAGCAGGCGTCTGCAAATATCCCTGCACCGATAAAGCAAACCTGA